The Vanrija pseudolonga chromosome 1, complete sequence genomic sequence TATTGACAGGTGGGttggcgtgggcggcgtgcgctgACAGTCAGGCTGTTGGAGATGTAGGGGCTGGCGTAGGCGACATACACCGACgtaacgacgacgactacccACGACACCACGACCAGACCACCCACCCCGTTCCCCTCCATCGGAACCGGAACCACAACCCCCACACCACTACGATATCCTGATATACACTCATGCATgcatggcgacggcgctcgtcgagcgtgcgtGCCGCTCAGTCTATTCGCCTTTCTTtgcacgcgccgccaagcgccgcgcccgggCCCCGCCAATAGTATAGAGATGAAGATGAAACCACGCGTCTAGAGGAGGACCTGGTTGGCCGCATTCTTGGAGAGAGACTTGTTGGGGAGGACGATGCACGAGCGGACGTGCGTCTCGGGGAGGACCTGCACGTCGGACGCGAGGACGGATACCGAGATCTTGCCCTTGACCTCggtctcgggctcgggctcgccgtcgacgcgggcCCACTGGCCGAGCGTAGAGTTGGAGCCGACAAtggcgttgacgacgacggcgtgcttgTCGATTGTGCTGTTGTCGAGGATGATGGCGTTGACGACGCGCgctccctcgccgaggaagacgtgCGGGCCAATCGCCACATTGGGGCCGACCTTGGCGCTCGGGTCGATCGTCGCAGTGGGGTGCACGTACACTGGCGCGGTGATGTTGGGACCCTTGGTCAAGAGGTCGGGGTGCGTCTTCTCAAAGCGCTGCAGGTAGAGCGAGTTGGCGGTAacggccgagctgggtgGTCAGTTGGCATCACGGCACGTGCAACTCACGCAGCAGTCTTGATCTGGCGCCAGAAATCTTTGCTCTCGTAGACGTAGAgcttcttggcggccgccAGGCGCTCAATCAcgtcctgctcgagctggaggttctcgtcgagcacgacgagggggTCCTCGCTATGGGGCTGTTAGCGGTACGCCAACCACGCcggccacgacgccgactcacGCTGCCCGGGCAGTCTTCTCGTCCATGGCATCCTTGATCTCGTCAAAGAGGGCCTTGTCGAACACTGCGGTGAGGTCAGCAAAACGTGGATAGTGCCCTGCCGATCGATCGCGCTGCCATCTCGCATCGCGCCACGCACAGTAAACACCACCGTTGGCCGTGTTGGAGATCCAGCCCTGGGGCTTCTCGACGTAGTGGAGCACCTGGGCCGTCTCGGGGTCGTGCACGATGGAACCGTAGCGGGTCGCgacctccttcttgacggGCACGCCCATGatggtgccgacgccgcggtgctTGTTGTgcacctcgagcagctcggcaaAGGGGAAGCTGGTCGCAATGTCAATGTTGCAGATGAAGATGTGCTGGGGGACGGGCGCGCGCAGGATCGAGTCGCGGAAGTGGTACAGGCCACCGGCGGTGCCCAGCGAGCGGTACTCTGGGAGGTAGCTGGGGGTTGGTTAGTTGGAACGTGGGAGTGCGGGAGTGGGAATggtcggcgcagcgcccaagccggcgtcggcgacggcgacggcgtttGAAGCTCCCAGCTCCCCTCCGCAGCACGTACCTGATCTTGATGTTGGGGAactcgcgctgcgcctcaCGAACGAACGGCGCCATGACCGAGTCCTCGTAgaagccgacgagcagcacctCAGTGAGGCCGGGCACctgggcgagcgccgcgaggggaTGCCACACCATGGCCTGCGGTGGGTGTTAGTTGGGCTGCTCTCCGTCGCACTTCGTTATGCGCGAGCCGACGCCCCGGCGCGACACTCACCTTGCCAGcgatggggaggaggggctTGGGGCCTGCGCATGGTGTTAGCTGCTTGCTTGGTTGCTGCCACGTCCGAACATGTCAACTGCCGACTCACAGTCGAGCGTCAAGGGACGCATACGGGTACCCTTTGAcgggccgccgacgaggatgacgccCTTTGTGACAGACATGAGGGCgatgggtgtggtgtggtggtggtggtgtatGTGCGAGGGGGAAGAGTGCGTgtgggttgttgttgcttgCAAGTAACTTGTCGCGGCAGTTGGCAGTTGGCAGTTGGTTGGAATATTACTTTGcgcctggctgctggctgctgctgccgttcAAGTTGGGCTGGCTTCCCTTTGACGCGTCCAAGTcgcagccagcagcggggcggcggcagcggcggcagcgggctgCTCGTAGCGAACGTGGAGGGTTGGACTGCCTGCTGTGACGTCGTATTGGCGCGTGGCGGGCTCAGCACAGACAAAAGTCACGTGGAAAACCCTGGCTTTGGGCCTTGGGGAGCGATGGCGCTTGCAGCGCTGCTAGAATACCCCTATGTATTAGCCCTTTGTGCCCTCCCGTCCTAATTCACTGGGCGATCACTTGTGGGGTTGAAAGGGCGAGAGAGGAGGCCAAGGGGAGGGAGGCATGCAGTTGTTGCACCATGGCACTAGCCACACGCAGCGAGCGGCACAAGCAAGCAGCATGACGCATCAACGTGCCAactgccgccgacgactgacttgccactgccactcgctgcctgctgcaTGGTATGTGTGCAAGGCTGCGCGCGCCTGACCCAACTCATTGGCCACATGGCATGCCCGTCGAGTGACAAGGGCATGGCGTGAGCTTGTTTCCAACCTTCCCAGCCACTTGTCAAAGATTGGTACGGAACAGAACTCGTAGATGGCCGTCTGTGTGCTGCATGCATGACTACTGCCGCACCTTCTCGCCCCTCTTCCCTCTCCCTTGGGCCCGAGTGCAGTGCATGCCGGCGCAGTCGCCCCCTtcccctgccgccgcctccgccgccttctCTGCATGCAGGTGGTCAACCTGGGCGCCGTGCCGCTATTAAGCCCTTATTACCAAACTAATCGTTCTAATCGATCCCCTCTCTCTCCGGCAGCCACACACTtggcagcaagcaagcagcgcgACACCGTCGCCCCCGCTGACGCACGACTGACGGATCCCCGGCCAGCCTTTGCAGCCACTTTCCTGATTCGGTAATTGTCATTGTACGTTGGGTGGGTTGAGGTCTGTGCAGACGTGCAGGCAGTCGTGCCTGGGTGATTGTGCTGTTCACtgcaagccagccagccagcgtcgccgtcgccgccgcgccgctgtgACGCCGCCAAACCCCCAATGACatgccccccccccccccttgcccctccctccttcctTCGCCCTCACCCGATCTCACACCGTCTTGGTCTCTGGTTGCTTGACGTTGTGCTGGTTGCCATCTGCAGGCCGCAAACCCTTTAGCCCTCTGCCCCTGCaccccccccctctccgTCTCGTGCTCGGTCAACAACACGACGCACACAGTCGCAGCCcctccacccacctcacACACCCATCGGATACCAAACCTctcacacaccacacacctCCGACCACACggcaccacgacgacacatccaccacacacacactaaACCAAACCACATCACCCCACCTAAAACCGCGCTatccacccccaccacccccaccacccacttcTCCATTCAACCTGTACTCCCATTGTCCTTTTGGGCCCCCATCTCAGCATCTCTCCACTGTGCATCACACACTCGTACACCTCTTATCACACACTCGTACACCTCTTCAATCCTGCAAACGGCAGACACTTTTCACATTCAGCCAACCTACGTCACGGACGGACGGCACCCGAATAGACGCAGGCAGGACATCATAGCCCAAAGCCAAAACCCCGGGGTTGTAGTCTGAGTCCCTCATCCCTCGTCCCATCCAACTCGCCCATCATGGCAGTCTTTGTCACAGCCATCCACACTttcgtcgccgagcacggggacgagctcgagttcTCGGCCGGCGAAAAGATCGAGGTCCTTGAAAAGGACGACGCTTTTGGAGACGGATGGTGGAAGGTGAGTTGTCCTTGCTTGGGCTGCGTGGGTCGCTCGTGCGACggactgcagcagcagcagcggcggcggcactgtAAACCAGAGCAAGCCCAAATGTCCACCCGCGGCTTGTGTGTGAATCACTCGGCTGATTTGTCATTAGGGTCGCAACACCAAGGGAGAGGAAGGTCTCTTCCCGGCTACCTACATCTCTGATGATCCAGAGGatgcagtagcagcagcagcgtcggccgatgccgacgacaagcacgATGGGCATGCCGATGGACCCATCCCTGTCCCCGCCTCGCCAAAGAACAATGACAAGCAGCGCATTGTCACGCCAGAGCCCGAGAAGCCAAGTATCACTTCCAGCAACGGCCTGCTCGCATCGCCGTTTGCTGCCGTACCCGACCACAGCAACGATGCTCGCGGCCCAACCATCAGAAACAGCCTGTTGGATGTGACTGGCGTTCCCTCGTCGGCCCTCCCTGTTTCCAAGGGCGGCCACAATGTCATGGGCAGCACCATCGGTGAGGTCCAAGAGGCAATCGACACAATCGCTACCCCTAAGGGCGTCCAGCTCAAGGACCCTCAGGAGAAGGCGGTCGCTGCCATcgccgagaaggacgaggacgacgacgaggccgacggccCTATTGGTATCGCCTCGGACACAcgtgcccgcctcgccgagcaggcgaagctcgccaacgaggagCGTGACAGACAACGCGAGAGCGGacccgtcgccgacctcatcTACTCGGACGAGAgtgacgatgacgagccTGTCCATCACACGCACCCTATTGGGGGAGCCCACACCCTGAATGGACACTCCCAGTCCGTCACTCCGACCATCGTCGAGCACCCTGATGACGCCGAAatctcgccgccgtcaacaGTGAAGCATTCGGAGCCCGTCGTCCCCACACCAGTGCAGCTCTCGGACAAGGCTCTGTCGTCTGTCGTTTCAGCACCGGCAGTGGAGCCTTCGGTGGTGCCTGACACTACGGCAGTCTCAAAGTCTGCTGACTCGACGACCACTGGCTCCCATTTCGGCATTGGTGCTGGCGCCCTTGCCGCTGGTGCGGCTGCGACGACTGGCGCTGCTGCATTCGCAGCATCGCACCTCGCGTCCACTCGTGGGCAGGACTCTCCTTCGTCCACCCTCACTACCCCCCAtgcccctcccccgcccgtgGGCGAGCCCCCTGTTGTCGCGTCGCCTTCGAcccgcacctcgtcgctccACGCTACAAACTCGCCCATCATTCCCCCGGCTCCGCTTGGCGCCGCTGTGCCCGCCTCTTACACGCCTCCGCCCCCGGAGCCCGCCCAGCTGCAGCCCTCGGCCATTCCTGCCACTCCTCCCGTCGCTGCTCCGATcgcgtcgaccacgtcgtCTGCTGCGGCCACCCCCAAGGACGGCACCGTCCACCGCGCCCCGGCCAAGCCACCTGCCACCTGGACTGTTGAGGAGGTTGTCGAGTGGGCGAAGAGCAAGAGCTTCGACCAATTTGTCTGCGACAAGTTCATCGAGCACGACATTTCCGGCGAcgtccttctcgagctcgacgccaacttactcaaggagctcgacatTCCCCAGTTTGGCAAGCGTGTTCGTATCGCCCAGGCGATTACCGAGTTGCGGCGGCCCCAGTCGGTTGCCTCGTCCAGCCACCCCTCGCCGCACCCCAACAATGACCACAGCAGCCACACCAGCAGTCAGGGTTCGCGCAACTACACTGCTCCTCCGAGCTCGTTCGCCCAGCCGTATGCGACGCCGCCCATGTCGCAGTCGTCTGACGACACGCCGCACTCGGCCTGGTCGCACGGCCGCAAGGTCAGCATGACTCCAACCACTCAGCCCATTGACGAGGTTCGCGCCATCGAGCCTGCCGTTGTTCAGCGCGTCAACGTGAACGGCACCAACGGCAACGGTCCCATTGTCAACGGTACCCCAGCCGCTGCTACCAACGGCCACACCCAGTCGCGCTCCACATCCTCGATCCCCGCCAGCCCTGCCAccggcagctcggccacTCTCAAGGACGGTCTTGGCCTTGCCAAGCGCGAGTCGACTGGTTCCCTGACGCACAAGCGCAACAAGGGTAGCATCGACAAGACGGACCGTCTCAGCTTCTTTGGCCGCAACCGGAAGCCTCCTCCCGCCGGCTCGGGACCCCTGTCGCCTGTTGGTTCCGACCGCAGCGGTTCGCGTCTTGGCTTCTCGCACAGCAAGCCGGCTACTACGACgattgctgctgccgctccgGAGCGCCGCATctcgagcagcaccagcggGAATGCCGAGCCCGTCGGAGCTGCCCTTCGCCAGATTGGCAAGCCCGACAAGGTGGGCTACCTGAAGAAGCGTGGCGAGCGGTACAACACCTGGAAGCCGCGGTACTTTGTCCTCAAAGGCTCGCACCTGTACTACCTCaagagcgagagcgaggaccGCGTCAAGGGCCACATCGACCTCAAGGGTCACCGCATCATTGTCGACGAGAGCGCCAACCCGGGCAACTATGGcttccgcctcgtcggccccgGCAACGAAAAGCCCCACTacttctcgtcgtcggaccaGGGAGAGCTTCGTGACTGGATGAAGGCTCTGATGAAGGCGACCATTGCCCGCGACTACTCGGTGCCGGTCACCTCGTCTTGCAACATCCCCACAATCCCCCTTGCTGAGGCTCAGGCTCTCCAGCCCCGTCCGCCCAGCCCTGCTCAGCGAGACGCTGCTCAGCGCGCCAACCGCCGTGAGAACGTCAACCAGCTCACTCCCCGTGATGCTAGCGTGCTCGTGAGTTTCCAACTCTCTTTACTTCGTCCACAATTGCTGACATCTACACAGATGAGCTTAGATACCACGGGCAGCACACGGCGGGCCACGAGCGGCCTCATGCCCACGCCCTCGCGTCCCAGCAGAGACACTCGCCGAGCGTCCACTGCTGAGCGGAGTGCTGGCCGACCAAGCGTGAGTGGAGAGACCTTTGCTACTTGACACACCCGCTGACACTTGTCAAGATTGGCTCGTACTACCCTCCCGAGGATGAGCACCAGGCCGAGCTTCTCACCTGGGTCAACAAGACGTTGCCGCCCCAGTACCCCCGAGCTGCTCAGTTTCCAAACTCGTTCATTTCAGGTGAAGTCATCTTCCTACTCGTCAAGCACCTTTCGGGTATTGAGCCGAAGCCGCCCGTCCCATCCTCTGCTTTTGCCCCCGACCCAACTGGTCTGCCCAACGTCGAAGGCCTCTTTGCCATGATGGACTGTGTCATCGACGCGGGCATCGACAGCGCCGGCGTGAGCCTCAACGACGTGCGCGCTGGCGATGCCACTGCGATCACCAACCTTCTCGACAGCGTGCGCGGCTGGGCACGAACGAAGGGTGTGGCATAGGCTTCCACATGGCAGTACCGAGGAGACACCGAAAAGGAATTGGCTTAGAATATAATCATGCTGTAACTGGTATCGACCACGAGCAATTGCAAGACGTTCCCCGCAGACGACTCGACGATGTCTTGGCTGACAAGACGACCCCCGCACCCctgcccacacacacactacGACGATAATGTCTGGATTTGAGATCTTAGTACCCCGTGCGACTGCGACAGATTTGTTACtttctctctctccctctcttTCCCCATGActtctccctctctctcactctctgTCTCTCGTTTCCACCCAAACTCCACCCGTAGGCCGTGACCCTGGTATGATAGAAGGCGTCGGATGTTATGCACTTGATTGCGTGCCGCGACCGCTTGCAGGCTAGGTTGCCGCGTGCGTGCGGACGTGCGGACCTTGGCACACGTTCTATCTTGGATGGTGTGGTGAAACGGGAAACGGCCAGTCAGGGCAgagggtgtgtgtgtgtggatCGGTCTAGTAgagtgtgtggtgtggtgtgcCTCTGCCGCAAAGGTTAGTACGACGATGATGTGTGAGTTCGGAAGCGACAGGGCAAGGGCCACATGCGGCCACGCGGATGGATCCGGGACGAGCGGACGAGTGAGACCTGTGCCGTAGTGGTTTGAGTTTGGACAGCAACAGCGGTACAGCAATGAGcatgagcagcagcaaagATGGAACGGGTCAGGGCGGGGCGTTTGAtggccaccagccagcgagcacaCAGGCGCGTCGATTCACATGGAAGAAGGGGAGGCAAGAAGGGCCATGTTCAGGGTCTAGCCATACAAAATTAGGTGCAAAGTGTATTGAGTGGGTACTGTAGTTTCAgggtgctgccgccgccgaaggaggagcgggcgcgcggcgcgcagtgggtgggggtggacTGACGAGCGAAAAAAAATCGATCCAGACGATGGCGCTTGTCGAGCACCAGTCAGTCTACCCAGTCCAGTCCCAGTCCAGTCGCGCCCGcttcgccgcgccgcccatccCTCTCATCCCAGCGCCGCTTgtggcccgccgccccgtccGTGCCTTCCATTTCAAGAGTCCCTgtggcccgccgccgccgcatccGTCAACCTCAGGCAAGGTCTAGCTCAAACGCCCGACGCGCGACACGCACTCTGCCAGCCcatcccaccccaccccagcccagccagccagcccatcccctcccgccctcgccaacgccgtcaccgccgttTCCCTTTTAGATAATCCAGCACAGTGCTGCACTTTCGTCTCTCTTTCTTTCTTCATCCCCCAGCAAAAATGTCTACTAGCACCAGCACTGTGAGTAGAGTgtgccttgccttgccttgtGCGGCCGCGTGAGGGCGTGTGCGGCAGCTGCCCATGTGCTGCGGCGTGGCCGACGATCACGCCGCGCACTACGCGCTGCTGTGCCGCGACACGTCGTTGTcaagcgcgccgtgccgcgcacCGCACACACCCTGCGCTGCAGCAAcaccccacaccacaccgACACACACGCTGACACAACACCACAGGAGAAGAtcaccgaggtcggccaCAACCGCTTCGGCTTTGACTCGCGTatcgaggtcgacacgctccgcTCGCTCTACCTCGTGAGTGTTGGTTGATCAGCACAAGATAGTGCACCTCTGTTCCTTCGTCGACGTGGCACGGTACCTGGCGGGCGGGAGAGGTAGTTGCAACAGCCAGACTTTTTTTTGCTTGTCATCCATCCGACAGCAGTGAGAGTACTGGTGAtagcgacgcgccgcgcgccccgcacacgcacacagTTGTCACCACTTTTGTGCACAGCATTGTAACCCCGCGCGATTCGCGTGTACGCGTATCCAGTTATCAGCTCGCGCCAGGGCGGGGCTGGCGCCGGGGCTTGGGTGCGGGCAGAACAAGCCCAAGCCAGGCCAGGCTTCTGCGCGCCTTTGGAGGCTGAGGGAAGCAGAGGggagcgaggcgcggcgcggcggggctgcATGACTTGACCCGGCCAGAGCTTATGCTTACACGACGCTCAGACCCCCTCGTACATCAAGTCGGGTGACAAGACTACCCATGTCGGCGCCCCCCACAAGGACTACGGCACCGAGTCGGTCTACGACAAGGACTCGAACAAGATCCAGTACACCACCTTTGCCAAGTTCCCCCCCGTTCGCCTCCTCCCCAACTCTGAGCGCAAGCGTATCCTCGTCACTGGTGGTGCCGGTTTCGTCGGctcgcacctcgtcgaccgcctgaTGCTCCTCGGCCACGAGGTCACCGTCCTCGACAACTTCTTCACCGGCTCGCGCACCACTGTCTCGCACTGGGTCGGCCACCCCAACTTTGAGATGGTTCGCCACGACGTTGTCGAGCCCTTCctcatcgaggtcgaccagaTCTACCACCTTGCCTGCCCTGCCTCGCCCCCCCACTACCAGTACAACGCCGTCAAGACCATCAAGACGTCGTTCATGGGTACCCTCAACATGCTCGGTCTTGCCAAGCGTACCAAGGCCCGTTTCCTCatcacctcgacctcggaggTCTACGGTGACCCCGAGGAGCACCCCCAGCGCGAGGACTACTGGGGCCACGTCAACTGCATTGGCCCCCGCGCCTGctacgacgagggcaagcgtGTCGCCGAGACCCTTACCTACGGCTACCAGCGCCAGGACGGTGTCGACGTCCGTGTTGCCCGTATCTTCAACACCTTCGGCCCCCGCATGAACCCCTACGACGGCCGTGTCGTCTCCAACTTCATCCTCCAGGCCCTCAAGGGTGAGGACATGACCGTCTACGGCGACGGCTCGCAGACCCGTTCGTTCCAGTACGTtcacgacctcgtcgacggcctcatCCTCCTGATGAACGGCCCCGAGACCCGCCCCGTCAACATTGGCAACGGTCACGAGTTCACCATCCTCGAgttcgccgaggccgtccgcgacattgtcgaggacATCCAGAAGGAGCAGGGTGTTGCCAACCCCAAGCGCGTCAACATTATCCACAAGGAGCTCCCCACCAACGACCcccagcgtcgtcgccctgACACCACCCGTGCCAAGGAGACCCTCGAGTGGCAGCCCCGCTGGGCCGTCAGGCAAGGTGTTGAGGAGATGGTCCGCTACTACCAGTCGCAGATTGCCCAGGGCAACATCTAAGCGGCGAGTGCGCGCATCTTGGTGCCCTGCCTCCATCTCTCTCTCCGTAGCTAGCTAGGCTCTGGTCCGGCGTGTCGGACTTTGCTCCGTTTCCTATAGATCGTTATACCATATGCCACATTCATTGGGACATTACGGGGTGTATGGTGGTTGCAAAACGAGCAGTGTTGCTAAAACGGGACGAGTATTGAAACGCGTCGGGACGACGCGTGGGAGAGAGGAGGCGACGTGACGAGAAGGGGGGCAGCAGGCATGTGGGGACGTGCAAAGTCTGATAGCCACGGAAGCGGATAATAGGAATGTGTGGGAGTTGGAGGCGTTGTGGGCGTTGTGGGCTGGTGGATGGCGGCTGTCGTGTCGTGTCACTCACTGGGCGGGATGAATTGGTTGGTggccgggggggggggggggtgagATGCATTAGTGGGTGAGAatggggctggctggctgcctggcaGACGAGTGCGGCGTCTCATCGGCCATGTaccagcggcagcgcgtgCGTGCAGCCATgtacccgccgccgcaagtAATGTCGGATGGGTTGACGGGGAGGGCCGTCATCGGCCGGATGGTCAGGATCCAATGCGACGTGTAAGGAGGTGGGTAGGCAGGCAGAGTTTCAAgggggagagagaggggAGCTGGTTGTAAAGGAGCTGGCAGCTGCTGAGAAACGACCTGGTTCCTATGGCAGTGCTTGCAGTGCAGTGCGCGCGCAGTGCAACGACTGCGACACGACGGGCAACGacaatggcggcggcggcgggcagcgagAGCAGTGAGGCCAACTCGTGCCAAGCAAGGTTTATTACAATCGTGTTTAATAGACTTCAAGTCACAAGCGACACAGCAtaacgacgacacgacgcagcAGCATCCATCACATCCCCGACTTACCCCTCACTCATTCCACGACAAGTCGactgccgtcgtcgcgccgacacgccgccgccgccgtcactcACTCCTGcactcacacacactctTGCTTCCTCGCACCCACACCGCTACTACtacacacacaacacacacaacTCTCCTTctctctcctcctcccttcctcctctcctcctcgcccaccgcaTACATCCCAAACTACAGCATAGCATCCACCCCATCCCCTCCCTCTCttcccacccaccaccatgaGCTCGACTCCGATCCGGCAGCCCCGCGgcccgccgtcctcggccttcCCCCCCGGCGCTGCACCGCCCCCTgcgccgtcttcctcgt encodes the following:
- the gmppA gene encoding Mannose-1-phosphate guanyltransferase alpha → MSVTKGVILVGGPSKGTRMRPLTLDCPKPLLPIAGKAMVWHPLAALAQVPGLTEVLLVGFYEDSVMAPFVREAQREFPNIKISYLPEYRSLGTAGGLYHFRDSILRAPVPQHIFICNIDIATSFPFAELLEVHNKHRGVGTIMGVPVKKEVATRYGSIVHDPETAQVLHYVEKPQGWISNTANGGVYLFDKALFDEIKDAMDEKTARAAEDPLVVLDENLQLEQDVIERLAAAKKLYVYESKDFWRQIKTAASAVTANSLYLQRFEKTHPDLLTKGPNITAPVYVHPTATIDPSAKVGPNVAIGPHVFLGEGARVVNAIILDNSTIDKHAVVVNAIVGSNSTLGQWARVDGEPEPETEVKGKISVSVLASDVQVLPETHVRSCIVLPNKSLSKNAANQVLL
- the pob1 gene encoding Protein pob1, with translation MAVFVTAIHTFVAEHGDELEFSAGEKIEVLEKDDAFGDGWWKGRNTKGEEGLFPATYISDDPEDAVAAAASADADDKHDGHADGPIPVPASPKNNDKQRIVTPEPEKPSITSSNGLLASPFAAVPDHSNDARGPTIRNSLLDVTGVPSSALPVSKGGHNVMGSTIGEVQEAIDTIATPKGVQLKDPQEKAVAAIAEKDEDDDEADGPIGIASDTRARLAEQAKLANEERDRQRESGPVADLIYSDESDDDEPVHHTHPIGGAHTLNGHSQSVTPTIVEHPDDAEISPPSTVKHSEPVVPTPVQLSDKALSSVVSAPAVEPSVVPDTTAVSKSADSTTTGSHFGIGAGALAAGAAATTGAAAFAASHLASTRGQDSPSSTLTTPHAPPPPVGEPPVVASPSTRTSSLHATNSPIIPPAPLGAAVPASYTPPPPEPAQLQPSAIPATPPVAAPIASTTSSAAATPKDGTVHRAPAKPPATWTVEEVVEWAKSKSFDQFVCDKFIEHDISGDVLLELDANLLKELDIPQFGKRVRIAQAITELRRPQSVASSSHPSPHPNNDHSSHTSSQGSRNYTAPPSSFAQPYATPPMSQSSDDTPHSAWSHGRKVSMTPTTQPIDEVRAIEPAVVQRVNVNGTNGNGPIVNGTPAAATNGHTQSRSTSSIPASPATGSSATLKDGLGLAKRESTGSLTHKRNKGSIDKTDRLSFFGRNRKPPPAGSGPLSPVGSDRSGSRLGFSHSKPATTTIAAAAPERRISSSTSGNAEPVGAALRQIGKPDKVGYLKKRGERYNTWKPRYFVLKGSHLYYLKSESEDRVKGHIDLKGHRIIVDESANPGNYGFRLVGPGNEKPHYFSSSDQGELRDWMKALMKATIARDYSVPVTSSCNIPTIPLAEAQALQPRPPSPAQRDAAQRANRRENVNQLTPRDASVLMSLDTTGSTRRATSGLMPTPSRPSRDTRRASTAERSAGRPSIGSYYPPEDEHQAELLTWVNKTLPPQYPRAAQFPNSFISGEVIFLLVKHLSGIEPKPPVPSSAFAPDPTGLPNVEGLFAMMDCVIDAGIDSAGVSLNDVRAGDATAITNLLDSVRGWARTKGVA
- the UXS1 gene encoding UDP-glucuronic acid decarboxylase 1, with amino-acid sequence MSTSTSTEKITEVGHNRFGFDSRIEVDTLRSLYLTPSYIKSGDKTTHVGAPHKDYGTESVYDKDSNKIQYTTFAKFPPVRLLPNSERKRILVTGGAGFVGSHLVDRLMLLGHEVTVLDNFFTGSRTTVSHWVGHPNFEMVRHDVVEPFLIEVDQIYHLACPASPPHYQYNAVKTIKTSFMGTLNMLGLAKRTKARFLITSTSEVYGDPEEHPQREDYWGHVNCIGPRACYDEGKRVAETLTYGYQRQDGVDVRVARIFNTFGPRMNPYDGRVVSNFILQALKGEDMTVYGDGSQTRSFQYVHDLVDGLILLMNGPETRPVNIGNGHEFTILEFAEAVRDIVEDIQKEQGVANPKRVNIIHKELPTNDPQRRRPDTTRAKETLEWQPRWAVRQGVEEMVRYYQSQIAQGNI